In the genome of Asterias amurensis chromosome 16, ASM3211899v1, one region contains:
- the LOC139948679 gene encoding uncharacterized protein: MAAPADAVASSNETVMNDLQKQLAVAKISLPELSTLAQKGNETLVERFLSESVEVHGDSEDIRQSQLYIASFWGFYDVVKALVVAGADVNYQNKDTLWTSLHAAAFQEHGRVIMFLLENNAKPDIQDKEGRTATDFASASDKIWSHFAVLGCKRTSKLDLIEKGIIKKVTAPPSASRNTPSPSSMGMDGVRMASLSRPGSAYAIRPDPFAKSKKNPNDSSQMFAALGGDVLADEKGPSTEPSTKSQSQEPSFSVWRN; encoded by the exons GTCGCCAGTAGCAATGAAACGGTCATGAATGACCTCCAAAAACAATTAGCTGTGGCGAAAATTAGCCTTCCAGAACTGTCAACTCTTGCTCAGAAAGGAAATGAAACg CTTGTTGAAAGGTTTTTGTCGGAGAGTGTTGAAGTGCATGGAGACTCTGAAGATATACGTCAAAGTCAGCTCTACATTG CATCCTTCTGGGGGTTTTATGATGTTGTCAAAGCTCTCGTTGTGGCCGGAGCTGATGTGAATTATCAAAACAAGGACACGCTCTGGACATCCCTGCATGCAGCTGCATTCCAAGAACATGGAAGG GTGATAATGTTCCTCTTGGAGAATAACGCCAAGCCTGACATTCAAGACAAAGAGGGGAG GACAGCGACAGATTTTGCGTCTGCCTCGGATAAGATCTGGTCCCATTTTGCTGTTCTTGGCTGCAAACGGACATCAAAACTTGACCTTATAGAAAAAGGAATAATTAAAAAG gttACAGCACCCCCGTCTGCGTCAAGGAATACCCCATCCCCATCGTCTATGGGTATGGATGGCGTACGCATG GCATCATTGTCTAGGCCTGGCTCAGCATATGCAATCAGACCGGATCCCTTTGCCAAGAGTAAGAAGAATCCAAATGATT CTTCTCAGATGTTCGCAGCTTTGGGTGGCGATGTCCTAGCCGATGAAAAAGGGCCGAGCACGGAGCCTTCCACCAAATCGCAGTCTCAGGAGCCCTCGTTCTCCGTGTGgagaaattaa